A genomic region of Caenorhabditis elegans chromosome V contains the following coding sequences:
- the F31D4.2 gene encoding Sugar phosphate phosphatase (Confirmed by transcript evidence) gives MENADEYDHLAPKLRGKKEGTFAYYTVRDRWPKIVTGLVDQLAQKRASLIEKYGSEVESDIAAILEVFSKLRYEIMTDKPLCNLMDTQLDSEMWRNLLSDMRTAAMPDEVEDLTFFKGPWLFVECWLYRFIWSTFAKTIRLSEYDYFQDSKRKNFLDHLPQIEESAAFINKISAKDAPVHELFGINTILKMSLWGNRADMSLTGGDDHTLAMSSMSASSKLADFVLIDDVNDMIVKVLGPLKINANHETNRRIDIILDNSGVELTGDLIVAEFFISRGFADKVVIHGKAIPWFVSDVTKPDLDWTIEQLKNGENIGEESRALGEKLEKRMKSGQIVYQDHLFWISPHAYYAMEKEARDLYDDLKNSSLIIFKGDLNYRKLVGDRDWDLDTSFKTACRGFAPCPFMALRTLKAETVAGLSEESIAILLEKFEEDNTWMTSGEYAVCQLGGI, from the exons ATGGAGAACGCCGACGAGTACGATCACTTGGCGCCGAAACTACGCGGGAAGAAGGAGGG cacgTTCGCCTATTACACTGTAAGAGACCGATGGCCGAAGATTGTTACTGGGCTAGTCGATCAATTGGCTCAAAAAAGAGCGAGCCTTATTGAGAAATATGGCAGT GAAGTTGAATCAGATATTGCAGctattttagaagttttttcaaagcttcGATATGAAATCATGACTGACAAGCCACTTTGCAATCTAATGGACACCCAGTTGGATTCTGAAATGTGGAGAAATTTGCTCAGCGACATGAGAACTGCTGCAATG ccCGACGAAGTTGAAGatctcacttttttcaaaggaCCATGGCTTTTTGTTGAGTGCTGGCTCTACAGATTCATCTGGAGCACGTTTGCAAAAACTATTCGCCTCAGCGAATATGATTATTTCCAGGACTCGAAGCGCAAAAATTTCCTAGATCA CCTCCCACAAATCGAAGAGTCGGCGGCATTTATCAATAAAATCTCAGCGAAAGATGCTCCAGTTCATGAACTATTCGGAATCAACACAATACTGAAAATGAGCTTGTGGGGAAACCGAGCTGATATGTCATTGACTGGTGGAGACGATCATACCTTG GCGATGTCATCAATGTCGGCTTCTTCAAAACTAGCAGATTTCGTACTTATCGACGATGTCAACGATATGATTGTGAAGGTTCTTGgtccattaaaaatcaatgcAAATCACGAAACTAATCGAAGAATCGACATAATTCTCGATAATTCTGGAGTCGAATTGACTGGAGACCTGATCGTCGCCGAGTTTTTCATCTCTCGTGGTTTTGCCGATAAAGTTGTAATTCATGGAAAAGCGATCCCGTGGTTCGTGAGTGACGTCACTAAACCTGATCTCGATTGGACAATTGAACAGctgaaaaatggtgaaaatatTGGAGAAGAGAGTCGAGCATTGGgagaaaaactcgaaaaacggATGAAATCGGGCCAAATTGTGTATCAAGACCATCTTTTCTGGATATCCCCACATGCTTATTATGCTATGGAGAAGGAAGCTCGCGATTTGtatgatgatttgaaaaat TCGTCGTTAATAATCTTCAAAGGCGACTTGAATTACCGTAAGCTTGTTGGTGATCGGGACTGGGATCTCGATACTTCGTTCAAAACCGCCTGTCGTGGATTTGCACCGTGTCCATTTATGGCGTTGCGTACTCTTAAAGCTGAAACTGTTGCCGGATTGAGTGAGGAGTCCATCGCTATTTTATTAGAG aaattcgaaGAAGACAACACGTGGATGACTTCAGGAGAGTATGCCGTATGTCAACTTGGCGGGATCTAA
- the fkb-6 gene encoding peptidylprolyl isomerase (Confirmed by transcript evidence), translating into MSGEKIDITPKKDGGVLKLIKKEGQGVVKPTTGTTVKVHYVGTLENGTKFDSSRDRGDQFSFNLGRGNVIKGWDLGVATMTKGEVAEFTIRSDYGYGDAGSPPKIPGGATLIFEVELFEWSAEDISPDRDGTILRTIIVEGSKNSFPNDTSKVLAHCVGTYQGTEFYNREVNFHIGEGSEEGLPEGVERALRRFQLGEKSKIEIRGHKYTYGNSPPAGSNIPVNATLEFTIFLKEFEKVPATWEMTAEEKLDAAKQAKDRGTMYLQKGNLKLAYNKYKRAEEVLEYEKSTDPEKMAERETILNGAYLNLSLVCSKQNEQLECIKWCDKVLETKPGNVKALYRKATALLTMNEVRDAMKLFEKIVEVEPENKAAAQQIIVCRNTIREQNERDKKRFKNLFAKISTEEDKPTNTVEDEDEIVASTSGSSTSNA; encoded by the exons ATGTCCGGCGAAAAGATCGATATCACCCCAAAGAAGGACGGTGGAGTGTTGAAACTCATCAAGAAGGAGGGTCAAGGAGTTGTCAAGCCAACCACTGGAACGACCGTGAAGGTGCATTACGTCGGAACTCTTGAGAATGGAACCAAATTCGATTCATCCAGAGATCGCGGTGATCAATTCTCATTCAATTTGGGAAGAGGAAATGTGATTAAAG GTTGGGATCTCGGTGTTGCCACAATGACCAAAGGCGAGGTGGCGGAATTCACAATTCGCTCGGATTATGGATATGGAGACGCGGGATCACCACCGAAGATTCCAGGAGGGGCAACGCTGATCTTCGAAGTGGAGCTTTTTGAATGGAGCGCCGAGGATATCTCTCCGGACAGGGATGGGACGATTCTTAGAACGATTATCGTCGAAGGATCCAAAAACTCTTTCCCAAATGACACCAGCAAGGTTTTGGCACATTGCGTCGGAACCTATCAAGGCACGGAGTTCTACAATCGTGAAGTGAACTTCCACATCGGAGAAGGTTCGGAAGAAGGCCTTCCGGAAGGTGTCGAGCGGGCTTTGCGTCGTTTCCAGCTTggagaaaagtcaaaaattgaaattcgcgGTCATAAGTACACCTACGGAAACTCTCCACCTGCTGGATCAAATATTCCAGTCAATGCTACTcttgaattcacaattttcctgAAGGAGTTCGAAAAAGTTCCAGCGACTTGGGAAATGACTGCAGAGGAGAAGCTTGATGCTGCGAAACAAGCCAAAGATCGTGGAACCATGTACTTGCAGAAGGGAAATCTCAAATTGGCCTACAACAAGTACAAGCGGGCCGAGGAAGTGTTGGAGTATGAAAAGTCAACTGATCCCGAGAAGATGGCCGAAAGAGAGACAATTTTGAACGGAGCGTATCTTAATTTGAGTCTGGTTTGTTCGAAGCAAAACGAGCAATTGGAGTGCATCAAGTGGTGCGATAAGGTCCTGGAAACGAAACCAGGAAACGTCAAGGCACTGTATCGCAAAGCAACTGCCCTCTTGACCATGAACGAAGTCCGAGATGCCATGAAGTTGTTCGAGAAGATTGTGGAAGTAGAGCCGGAGAATAAG GCCGCCGCTCAACAAATCATCGTCTGCCGTAACACGATCCGCGAGCAAAACGAGCGTGACAAGAAGCGCTTCAAGAATCTATTCGCCAAAATCTCCACAGAAGAAGACAAGCCAACCAACACTGTTGAGGATGAAGATGAAATCGTTGCATCCACGTCTGGAAGCTCTACTTCCAATGCTTAG
- the clec-264 gene encoding C-type lectin domain-containing protein (Confirmed by transcript evidence): MRFLLFFQFILQLTHSKTPCAPSWLHIAHLDSCFLSAPQPAEFSEALEYCTQSNASLVIINSEEEASIVREFFARENPSFFNWIGMRWNARAADFQWIDGKSKNYTYFLPDEPGVSGECIAWVLDDNLDGWQAISCYYSQFFMCQRPAEGIITTWHRDEEGTIVSPNWPNSYENLEYDTHIIKSEPGTRILMYFEEVDTEHNCDIITVTDDYGISGRTLFRLSGSHRNHSVISNRNHVMINFKSDEDNIGKGFVMRYKILRPLPVKVFSSNSFGTVTSNNYPNSPDSFLIQYYLIQCPIAHHVALKLKAMQLDKSDRVKIFNGNDETAGKLKIFRQFSPSSVDLIKTTQNSMFISYDTGEQFNASNHWAFEYNCIPDGNLGDEIII, from the exons ATGAgatttcttctatttttccaatttattctCCAATTAACTCATTCAAAAACCCCATGTGCTCCTTCATGGCTTCACATTGCTCATCTCGACTCTTGTTTCCTGTCTGCTCCTCAACCAGCCGAATTCTCGGAAGCCCTCGAATACTGTACTCAATCCAATGCAAGCCTTGTCATTATAAATTCAGAAGAGGAGGCCTCTATAGTTCGTGAATTTTTCGCCAGAGAGAATCCGAGCTTTTTCAATTGGATCGGAATGCGATGGAATGCGAGAGCGGCGGATTTTCAATGGATTGAcgggaaatcgaaaaattatacGTACTTTTTACCAG ATGAGCCTGGTGTGTCTGGAGAATGTATTGCGTGGGTGTTGGATGATAATTTGGATGGTTGGCAAGCAATCAGTTGTTATTATTCACAATTCTTCATGTGCCAGAGACCGGCAGAAGg gaTAATAACCACGTGGCACAGAGACGAAGAGGGCACAATCGTCAGTCCAAATTGGCCAAATTCGTATGAAAATCTGGAATATGATACACACATTATAAAGTCAGAGCCTGGAACAAGAATATTAATGTATTTTGAAGAAGTGGATACAGAACATAATTGTGATATTATTACCGTAACTGATGATTACGGTATTTCTGGAAGAACACTTTTCCGTCTTTCTGGTTCACATCGTAATCACTCAGTTATCAGTAATCGAAATCATGTTATGATTAATTTCAAGTCTGATGAGGATAATATTGGAAAAGGTTTCGTTATGAGATACAAGATACT ACGTCCACTTCCTGTGAAAGTGTTCTCATCGAACTCTTTTGGCACAGTTACATCGAACAATTATCCAAATTCTCCGGATTCCTTCCTCATCCAATACTATCTCATTCAATGTCCAATTGCTCATCACGTGGCACTGAAATTGAAGGCGATGCAGCTGGATAAATCCGATCGAGTCAAGATATTTAATGGAAACGATGAAACCGCgggaaagttgaaaat ATTCCGTCAATTCTCTCCAAGCTCTGTGGATCTCATAAAAACTACGCAGAACTCGATGTTCATCTCTTATGACACCGGAGAGCAGTTCAATGCATCTAACCACTGGGCCTTTGAATACAATTGTATTCCGGATGGGAACCTGGGAGACGAAATAATTATCTAA
- the ndua-1 gene encoding NADH dehydrogenase [ubiquinone] 1 alpha subcomplex subunit 1 (Confirmed by transcript evidence) — MWFEQFYSGVITTAFVAGACYMSYPFNKWDVGRAFRRNYCTPQRVELSKRDHRLTGNQYRIAGLDAFPEK, encoded by the exons ATGTGGTTCGAACAGTTCTACTCTGGAGTCATCACAACCGCGTTTGTAGCTGGAGCCTGCTACATGTCCTATCCATTCAACAAATGGGATGTCGGAAGAGCTTTCCGGCGTAATTATTGTACTCCACAAAG AGTTGAGCTGTCGAAAAGAGATCACCGACTTACAGGAAATCAGTATCGCATTGCCGGACTTGATGCTTTCCCCGAAAA gtaa